One Actinoplanes missouriensis 431 DNA segment encodes these proteins:
- a CDS encoding MFS transporter — protein sequence MTALRQYLGVWQLPGGRVLLVVGILARLGIGMTPLALLLLVEQTTGRYAAAGLAGGVYALAGAALSPIAGRLADRIGAAPILLATAVLHPLALGALVLASRGGAGNLPWIFLATAVAGATYPPLTAAIRRAWTDMTGANGLRQAALAAETSLFELVFVLGPMLVAAFMVISGDPASALLSAAVATLVGTLWIARLPVMRHRAGHGADHAAKGLGPLRADGFPHLLICVTALGVAFGAAGVIVPAYAGQHGGGDSMGGVLLGVWGVGSAIGGIWFGTRRPAMALTHQFAWLLAAVGTSFLILALMPSPIWLGAALVIGGATLAPALTVENNLVGRLVPAGMLNEAYTWMVTVSVSGSAAGGAIAGVIVDQPDGLPWSFAFAGAVVLAAAAVAALPQGSMARADRLAAEQWATSGVRS from the coding sequence GTGACCGCGTTGCGTCAGTACCTTGGCGTGTGGCAACTACCGGGCGGACGGGTTCTGCTGGTGGTCGGGATCCTCGCCCGGCTCGGTATCGGCATGACACCGCTGGCCCTGTTGCTCCTGGTCGAGCAGACCACCGGGCGGTACGCGGCGGCCGGTCTCGCCGGTGGCGTCTACGCCCTGGCCGGCGCCGCGCTGAGCCCGATCGCGGGACGGCTCGCCGACCGGATCGGGGCGGCGCCCATCCTGCTGGCGACGGCCGTGCTGCACCCGCTGGCGCTGGGCGCCCTGGTCCTCGCCAGCCGCGGCGGCGCCGGCAATCTGCCGTGGATCTTCCTGGCGACGGCGGTGGCCGGGGCGACGTACCCTCCGCTGACCGCGGCGATCCGCCGCGCCTGGACCGACATGACCGGCGCCAACGGTCTCCGGCAGGCCGCCCTCGCCGCCGAGACCTCCCTGTTCGAGCTGGTCTTCGTCCTCGGCCCGATGCTCGTCGCCGCCTTCATGGTGATCAGCGGCGACCCGGCCTCGGCCCTGCTCAGCGCGGCCGTCGCCACCCTCGTCGGCACCCTCTGGATCGCCCGTCTCCCCGTGATGCGCCACCGGGCCGGCCACGGCGCCGACCACGCCGCGAAAGGCCTCGGCCCGCTGCGCGCCGACGGCTTCCCGCACCTGCTGATCTGCGTCACCGCCCTCGGCGTGGCGTTCGGGGCGGCCGGCGTCATCGTCCCCGCCTATGCCGGCCAGCACGGCGGCGGCGACAGCATGGGCGGCGTCCTCCTCGGCGTCTGGGGCGTGGGCAGCGCGATCGGCGGCATCTGGTTCGGCACCCGCCGCCCCGCGATGGCGCTCACCCACCAGTTCGCCTGGCTGCTGGCCGCGGTCGGCACCAGCTTCCTGATCCTCGCGCTCATGCCCAGCCCGATCTGGCTCGGCGCCGCCCTGGTGATCGGCGGCGCCACCCTCGCACCCGCGCTCACCGTGGAGAACAACCTGGTCGGCCGCCTCGTCCCGGCCGGAATGCTGAACGAGGCCTACACGTGGATGGTCACCGTCTCGGTCTCCGGCAGCGCCGCCGGCGGAGCCATCGCCGGCGTGATCGTCGACCAGCCCGACGGCCTGCCCTGGTCCTTCGCCTTCGCCGGAGCGGTGGTCCTGGCCGCGGCGGCGGTCGCGGCCCTGCCGCAGGGCTCGATGGCGCGAGCAGATCGGCTCGCCGCCGAGCAGTGGGCGACTTCAGGGGTACGGTCCTAG